Proteins from one Mycteria americana isolate JAX WOST 10 ecotype Jacksonville Zoo and Gardens chromosome 1, USCA_MyAme_1.0, whole genome shotgun sequence genomic window:
- the CARD10 gene encoding caspase recruitment domain-containing protein 10 isoform X1, protein MAAVENAPLQACSLSEQEEEEDTIWEKIESARHQLTRSLNPAKLTPYLRQCRVIDEQDEEEVLNSCRFPCKSNQTGYLMDILRRRGKRGYEAFLESLEFYYPEHYTRLTGREPAQRCSMILDEEGPEGLTQFLMMEVKKVRAQRKEHLLKEHQLQVKNQALEQEQARLEQQLQELLKVQERCQRLREEWDTNSVELLRLKDENYMMAMRYAQLCEEKNMAVLRSRDLQLVVDQLKCKVASLEEECSLLRKQASAPPQREAGERGHPDTVSELWAENQRLTASLQELQGMLQTPGEGPVPGSEQILLDILEHDWKEAQDDRQDLCQKLNSLQNELQWAEELRDKYLQEVEDLQLKYRTLQKDCDLYKHRMNTVLLQLEEIEKERDQAIQSRDGVQLQYSQSLIEKDQYRKRVRALEEERDELLSKLSQAEGLNSTLEAQLQRCQGSRSLSKMCSSSYSLCSNLSSTWSLIDNPSSFTTGLVDVLGVSAIPFPGDSAIQSMEVTPDSEKDINRLSTFPFPPCIGSILRRQREDRCMPYKSLSCGSFSSIEDATGSGFASTSLGAFSSSSSTYARVKSEICLSTLPSREEVTRRSLVVQLTSMGHPSNPSPQEKRLGADISILGGNRTGIYVQWVKPGSRVEDAGLREGCRLIELRVPSLKEEVLSLENCTREVAYLSLLHWDEPSSLVFQLDLEGYQPLREALGEGKKFSGDSFYVRTNLSLLELSDPYALCVKCREILHVTDTMHKGRLEWYCSRVDPLTMRDLDKGTVPNYSRAHQLLKIQEKGQMLGQQRGHRNNLKKRALDQLRLVKSKPQRSPEQPPQQLWLDPCSDPDMNLKPYSLVRPVVVKTPRPVVLSPNCIAPRLIRNLLDLPTSRLDFHVCPAEKLAEGDPSATHTQEHPVSRTAPQDRRESRRIRMIREGMEKNKHCLLELGVQSVRDLIKSEIYPIIIHVEVTEKNVRGLRSLLGKAGQRDSEVLKVCRSAEQALHTLPCSWACVEPHAWTHAEELPKVVRGCIFQEQTRPLWIEEGDD, encoded by the exons atGGCGG CCGTGGAGAATGCCCCTCTGCAAGCCTGCAGCCTCtcggagcaggaggaggaagaagacaccATCTGGGAGAAGATTGAGAGTGCACGGCACCAGCTGACCCGCTCCCTGAACCCTGCGAAGCTCACCCCATACCTGCGCCAGTGCCGCGTGATAGATgagcaggatgaggaggaggtgCTGAATTCATGCCGATTCCCTTGCAAAAGCAACCAGACAG GTTACCTGATGGACATCCTCCGGCGCCGTGGGAAGCGAGGCTACGAAGCCTTCCTGGAGTCTTTAGAGTTTTACTACCCAGAGCACTACACCCGGCTAACAGGGAGGGAGCCAGCCCAGCGCTGCTCTATGATCCTGG ATGAGGAAGGTCCTGAGGGACTAACTCAATTCCTGATGATGGAGGTGAAGAAGGTGAGGGCTCAGCGGAAGGAGCACCTGCTGAAGGAGCACCAGCTCCAGGTGAAAAACCAGGCATTGGAGCAAGAGCAGGCccggctggagcagcagctgcaggagctcctgaAGGTGCAGGAGCGTTGCCAGCGGCTGAGAGAGGAGTGGGACACCAACAGCGTGGAGCTGCTGAGGCTGAAGGATGAGAACTACATGATGGCCATGCGCTATGCGCAGCTCTGCGAGGAGAAGAACATGGCCGTGCTGCGGAGCCGGGACCTGCAGCTGGTG GTGGACCAGCTGAAATGCAAGGTGGCCAGCCTAGAGGAGGAGTGCAGCCTGCTGCGGAAACAGGCGTCTGCACCACCGCAGCGAGaggcaggggagcggggccacCCCGACACCGTGTCCGAGCTGTGGGCTGAGAACCAGCGGCTCACGGCAtcgctgcaggagctgcagggcatGTTGCAG ACACCCGGCGAGGGCCCGGTGCCAGGCTCTGAGCAGATCCTGCTGGACATCCTGGAGCATGACTGGAAGGAAGCACAAGACGACCGGCAGGATCTCTGCCAGAAACTCAACTCCCTGCAGAACGAGCTGCAGTGGGCTGAAGAGCTGAGGGATAAG TACCTCCAAGAGGTGGAAGATCTGCAGCTGAAATACCGGACGCTGCAGAAGGACTGTGATCTCTACAAGCATCGGATGAACACAGtgttgctgcagctggaggagatcGAGAAAGAGCGGGACCAG GCAATCCAGAGCCGTGATGGGGTGCAGCTACAATACTCCCAGAGCCTGATCGAGAAGGACCAGTACCGCAAACGCGTGCGGgccctggaggaggagagggatgagCTCCTAAGCAAGCTGAGCCAGGCAGAAGGGCTGAACAGCACACTGGAGGCACAGCTGCAGCGGTGCCAAGGCAGCCGCAGCCTCAGCAAG ATGTGCAGCTCTTCCTACTCCCTCTGCTCCAACCTCAGCAGCACCTGGAGCCTCATAGACAACCCTTCCAGCTTTACCACTGGACTTGTGGATGTGTTGGGGGTTTCTGCTATCCCGTTCCCAGGGGACTCGGCCATTCAGAGCATG GAGGTGACTCCTGACAGTGAGAAGGATATCAACCGCCTTTccaccttccctttccccccttgCATCGGCTCCATCCTCCGGCGGCAGCGGGAAGATAGGTGCATGCCCTACAAAAG CTTGTCCTGTGGCTCCTTTAGCAGCATTGAAGATGCAACAG GCAGTGGTTTTGCTAGCACCTCGCTTGGGGCCTTCtcttcttccagcagcacctaCGCCAGGGTGAAGTCAGAGATCTGCTTGTCCACGCTTCCCAGCCGCGAGGAGGTCACCAGGAG GTCACTGGTGGTACAGCTCACTAGCATGGGTCACCCCAGCAACCCCTCACCCCAGGAGAAGAGGCTTGGAGCAgacatctccatccttggagggaACAGGACAGGGATTTACGTCCAGTGGGTCAAGCCAGGCTCACGGGTCGAGGATGCAGGACTCAGGGAAGGGTGCCGGCTCATTGAG CTGAGGGTGCCATCGTTGAAGGAAGAGGTGCTTTCCCTGGAGAACTGCACGCGGGAGGTCGCCTACCTGAGCCTGCTGCATTGGGATGAGCCCTCTAGTCTCGTCTTTCAGCTGGACCTGGAAG GCTACCAGCCTCTGCGGGAAGccctgggagaagggaagaagtttTCTGGAGACTCATTCTACGTACGCACCAACTTGTCCCTCCTGGAGCTGTCAGACCCTTACGCTCTGTGCGTCAAATGTCGGGAGATCCTCCACGTCACGGACACCATGCACAAAGGGCGGCTGGAGTGGTACTGCTCCCGTGTCGATCCCTTGACCATGCGGGACCTGGACAAGGGGACAGTGCCCAACTACAGCAG GGCTCACCAGCTTTTGAAGATCCAGGAGAAGGGCCAGATGCTTGGGCAGCAGAGGGGCCACAGAAATAAT CTAAAGAAACGCGCCTTGGACCAACTGCGCCTGGTGAAATCCAAACCGCAGAGGAGCCCAGAACAGCCCCCTCAGCAGCTGTGGCTGGACCCCTGCTCAG ACCCGGACATGAACCTGAAGCCTTACAGCCTGGTGCGTCCTGTGGTGGTCAAGACACCTCGTCCTGTGGTGCTGTCACCTAACTGCATTGCACCGCGGCTCATCAGGAACCTGCTGGACTTGCCCACCTCTCGCCTGGACTTCCACGTGTGCCCAGCAG AGAAGCTGGCAGAAGGGGATCCCAGTGCAACCCACACTCAGGAGCACCCTGTGTCTAGAACTGCCCCCCAGGACCGGAGGGAGAGCAGACGAATCCGCATGATCCGTGAGGGGATGGAGAAG AATAAACACTGCCTGCTAGAGCTGGGAGTTCAGAGTGTGAGGGATctaattaaaagtgaaatataCCCCATCATTATCCATGTTGAGGTCACCGAGAAGAATGTTAGAGGACTCAG GAGCTTGCTGGGGAAGGCGGGCCAGCGGGACTCGGAGGTGCTGAAGGTGTGCCGCAGTGCGGAGCAGGCTCTCCACACTCTGCCGTGCTCCTGGGCCTGTGTGGAGCCCCATGCCTGGACCCACGCCGAGGAGCTGCCCAAGGTGGTTCGGGGATGCATCTTCCAGGAGCAAACCCGCCCGCTGTGGATCGAGGAGGGTGACGACTGA
- the CARD10 gene encoding caspase recruitment domain-containing protein 10 isoform X2, giving the protein MAAVENAPLQACSLSEQEEEEDTIWEKIESARHQLTRSLNPAKLTPYLRQCRVIDEQDEEEVLNSCRFPCKSNQTGYLMDILRRRGKRGYEAFLESLEFYYPEHYTRLTGREPAQRCSMILDEEGPEGLTQFLMMEVKKVRAQRKEHLLKEHQLQVKNQALEQEQARLEQQLQELLKVQERCQRLREEWDTNSVELLRLKDENYMMAMRYAQLCEEKNMAVLRSRDLQLVVDQLKCKVASLEEECSLLRKQASAPPQREAGERGHPDTVSELWAENQRLTASLQELQGMLQTPGEGPVPGSEQILLDILEHDWKEAQDDRQDLCQKLNSLQNELQWAEELRDKYLQEVEDLQLKYRTLQKDCDLYKHRMNTVLLQLEEIEKERDQAIQSRDGVQLQYSQSLIEKDQYRKRVRALEEERDELLSKLSQAEGLNSTLEAQLQRCQGSRSLSKEVTPDSEKDINRLSTFPFPPCIGSILRRQREDRCMPYKSLSCGSFSSIEDATGSGFASTSLGAFSSSSSTYARVKSEICLSTLPSREEVTRRSLVVQLTSMGHPSNPSPQEKRLGADISILGGNRTGIYVQWVKPGSRVEDAGLREGCRLIELRVPSLKEEVLSLENCTREVAYLSLLHWDEPSSLVFQLDLEGYQPLREALGEGKKFSGDSFYVRTNLSLLELSDPYALCVKCREILHVTDTMHKGRLEWYCSRVDPLTMRDLDKGTVPNYSRAHQLLKIQEKGQMLGQQRGHRNNLKKRALDQLRLVKSKPQRSPEQPPQQLWLDPCSDPDMNLKPYSLVRPVVVKTPRPVVLSPNCIAPRLIRNLLDLPTSRLDFHVCPAEKLAEGDPSATHTQEHPVSRTAPQDRRESRRIRMIREGMEKNKHCLLELGVQSVRDLIKSEIYPIIIHVEVTEKNVRGLRSLLGKAGQRDSEVLKVCRSAEQALHTLPCSWACVEPHAWTHAEELPKVVRGCIFQEQTRPLWIEEGDD; this is encoded by the exons atGGCGG CCGTGGAGAATGCCCCTCTGCAAGCCTGCAGCCTCtcggagcaggaggaggaagaagacaccATCTGGGAGAAGATTGAGAGTGCACGGCACCAGCTGACCCGCTCCCTGAACCCTGCGAAGCTCACCCCATACCTGCGCCAGTGCCGCGTGATAGATgagcaggatgaggaggaggtgCTGAATTCATGCCGATTCCCTTGCAAAAGCAACCAGACAG GTTACCTGATGGACATCCTCCGGCGCCGTGGGAAGCGAGGCTACGAAGCCTTCCTGGAGTCTTTAGAGTTTTACTACCCAGAGCACTACACCCGGCTAACAGGGAGGGAGCCAGCCCAGCGCTGCTCTATGATCCTGG ATGAGGAAGGTCCTGAGGGACTAACTCAATTCCTGATGATGGAGGTGAAGAAGGTGAGGGCTCAGCGGAAGGAGCACCTGCTGAAGGAGCACCAGCTCCAGGTGAAAAACCAGGCATTGGAGCAAGAGCAGGCccggctggagcagcagctgcaggagctcctgaAGGTGCAGGAGCGTTGCCAGCGGCTGAGAGAGGAGTGGGACACCAACAGCGTGGAGCTGCTGAGGCTGAAGGATGAGAACTACATGATGGCCATGCGCTATGCGCAGCTCTGCGAGGAGAAGAACATGGCCGTGCTGCGGAGCCGGGACCTGCAGCTGGTG GTGGACCAGCTGAAATGCAAGGTGGCCAGCCTAGAGGAGGAGTGCAGCCTGCTGCGGAAACAGGCGTCTGCACCACCGCAGCGAGaggcaggggagcggggccacCCCGACACCGTGTCCGAGCTGTGGGCTGAGAACCAGCGGCTCACGGCAtcgctgcaggagctgcagggcatGTTGCAG ACACCCGGCGAGGGCCCGGTGCCAGGCTCTGAGCAGATCCTGCTGGACATCCTGGAGCATGACTGGAAGGAAGCACAAGACGACCGGCAGGATCTCTGCCAGAAACTCAACTCCCTGCAGAACGAGCTGCAGTGGGCTGAAGAGCTGAGGGATAAG TACCTCCAAGAGGTGGAAGATCTGCAGCTGAAATACCGGACGCTGCAGAAGGACTGTGATCTCTACAAGCATCGGATGAACACAGtgttgctgcagctggaggagatcGAGAAAGAGCGGGACCAG GCAATCCAGAGCCGTGATGGGGTGCAGCTACAATACTCCCAGAGCCTGATCGAGAAGGACCAGTACCGCAAACGCGTGCGGgccctggaggaggagagggatgagCTCCTAAGCAAGCTGAGCCAGGCAGAAGGGCTGAACAGCACACTGGAGGCACAGCTGCAGCGGTGCCAAGGCAGCCGCAGCCTCAGCAAG GAGGTGACTCCTGACAGTGAGAAGGATATCAACCGCCTTTccaccttccctttccccccttgCATCGGCTCCATCCTCCGGCGGCAGCGGGAAGATAGGTGCATGCCCTACAAAAG CTTGTCCTGTGGCTCCTTTAGCAGCATTGAAGATGCAACAG GCAGTGGTTTTGCTAGCACCTCGCTTGGGGCCTTCtcttcttccagcagcacctaCGCCAGGGTGAAGTCAGAGATCTGCTTGTCCACGCTTCCCAGCCGCGAGGAGGTCACCAGGAG GTCACTGGTGGTACAGCTCACTAGCATGGGTCACCCCAGCAACCCCTCACCCCAGGAGAAGAGGCTTGGAGCAgacatctccatccttggagggaACAGGACAGGGATTTACGTCCAGTGGGTCAAGCCAGGCTCACGGGTCGAGGATGCAGGACTCAGGGAAGGGTGCCGGCTCATTGAG CTGAGGGTGCCATCGTTGAAGGAAGAGGTGCTTTCCCTGGAGAACTGCACGCGGGAGGTCGCCTACCTGAGCCTGCTGCATTGGGATGAGCCCTCTAGTCTCGTCTTTCAGCTGGACCTGGAAG GCTACCAGCCTCTGCGGGAAGccctgggagaagggaagaagtttTCTGGAGACTCATTCTACGTACGCACCAACTTGTCCCTCCTGGAGCTGTCAGACCCTTACGCTCTGTGCGTCAAATGTCGGGAGATCCTCCACGTCACGGACACCATGCACAAAGGGCGGCTGGAGTGGTACTGCTCCCGTGTCGATCCCTTGACCATGCGGGACCTGGACAAGGGGACAGTGCCCAACTACAGCAG GGCTCACCAGCTTTTGAAGATCCAGGAGAAGGGCCAGATGCTTGGGCAGCAGAGGGGCCACAGAAATAAT CTAAAGAAACGCGCCTTGGACCAACTGCGCCTGGTGAAATCCAAACCGCAGAGGAGCCCAGAACAGCCCCCTCAGCAGCTGTGGCTGGACCCCTGCTCAG ACCCGGACATGAACCTGAAGCCTTACAGCCTGGTGCGTCCTGTGGTGGTCAAGACACCTCGTCCTGTGGTGCTGTCACCTAACTGCATTGCACCGCGGCTCATCAGGAACCTGCTGGACTTGCCCACCTCTCGCCTGGACTTCCACGTGTGCCCAGCAG AGAAGCTGGCAGAAGGGGATCCCAGTGCAACCCACACTCAGGAGCACCCTGTGTCTAGAACTGCCCCCCAGGACCGGAGGGAGAGCAGACGAATCCGCATGATCCGTGAGGGGATGGAGAAG AATAAACACTGCCTGCTAGAGCTGGGAGTTCAGAGTGTGAGGGATctaattaaaagtgaaatataCCCCATCATTATCCATGTTGAGGTCACCGAGAAGAATGTTAGAGGACTCAG GAGCTTGCTGGGGAAGGCGGGCCAGCGGGACTCGGAGGTGCTGAAGGTGTGCCGCAGTGCGGAGCAGGCTCTCCACACTCTGCCGTGCTCCTGGGCCTGTGTGGAGCCCCATGCCTGGACCCACGCCGAGGAGCTGCCCAAGGTGGTTCGGGGATGCATCTTCCAGGAGCAAACCCGCCCGCTGTGGATCGAGGAGGGTGACGACTGA
- the CARD10 gene encoding caspase recruitment domain-containing protein 10 isoform X3, translating into MDILRRRGKRGYEAFLESLEFYYPEHYTRLTGREPAQRCSMILDEEGPEGLTQFLMMEVKKVRAQRKEHLLKEHQLQVKNQALEQEQARLEQQLQELLKVQERCQRLREEWDTNSVELLRLKDENYMMAMRYAQLCEEKNMAVLRSRDLQLVVDQLKCKVASLEEECSLLRKQASAPPQREAGERGHPDTVSELWAENQRLTASLQELQGMLQTPGEGPVPGSEQILLDILEHDWKEAQDDRQDLCQKLNSLQNELQWAEELRDKYLQEVEDLQLKYRTLQKDCDLYKHRMNTVLLQLEEIEKERDQAIQSRDGVQLQYSQSLIEKDQYRKRVRALEEERDELLSKLSQAEGLNSTLEAQLQRCQGSRSLSKMCSSSYSLCSNLSSTWSLIDNPSSFTTGLVDVLGVSAIPFPGDSAIQSMEVTPDSEKDINRLSTFPFPPCIGSILRRQREDRCMPYKSLSCGSFSSIEDATGSGFASTSLGAFSSSSSTYARVKSEICLSTLPSREEVTRRSLVVQLTSMGHPSNPSPQEKRLGADISILGGNRTGIYVQWVKPGSRVEDAGLREGCRLIELRVPSLKEEVLSLENCTREVAYLSLLHWDEPSSLVFQLDLEGYQPLREALGEGKKFSGDSFYVRTNLSLLELSDPYALCVKCREILHVTDTMHKGRLEWYCSRVDPLTMRDLDKGTVPNYSRAHQLLKIQEKGQMLGQQRGHRNNLKKRALDQLRLVKSKPQRSPEQPPQQLWLDPCSDPDMNLKPYSLVRPVVVKTPRPVVLSPNCIAPRLIRNLLDLPTSRLDFHVCPAEKLAEGDPSATHTQEHPVSRTAPQDRRESRRIRMIREGMEKNKHCLLELGVQSVRDLIKSEIYPIIIHVEVTEKNVRGLRSLLGKAGQRDSEVLKVCRSAEQALHTLPCSWACVEPHAWTHAEELPKVVRGCIFQEQTRPLWIEEGDD; encoded by the exons ATGGACATCCTCCGGCGCCGTGGGAAGCGAGGCTACGAAGCCTTCCTGGAGTCTTTAGAGTTTTACTACCCAGAGCACTACACCCGGCTAACAGGGAGGGAGCCAGCCCAGCGCTGCTCTATGATCCTGG ATGAGGAAGGTCCTGAGGGACTAACTCAATTCCTGATGATGGAGGTGAAGAAGGTGAGGGCTCAGCGGAAGGAGCACCTGCTGAAGGAGCACCAGCTCCAGGTGAAAAACCAGGCATTGGAGCAAGAGCAGGCccggctggagcagcagctgcaggagctcctgaAGGTGCAGGAGCGTTGCCAGCGGCTGAGAGAGGAGTGGGACACCAACAGCGTGGAGCTGCTGAGGCTGAAGGATGAGAACTACATGATGGCCATGCGCTATGCGCAGCTCTGCGAGGAGAAGAACATGGCCGTGCTGCGGAGCCGGGACCTGCAGCTGGTG GTGGACCAGCTGAAATGCAAGGTGGCCAGCCTAGAGGAGGAGTGCAGCCTGCTGCGGAAACAGGCGTCTGCACCACCGCAGCGAGaggcaggggagcggggccacCCCGACACCGTGTCCGAGCTGTGGGCTGAGAACCAGCGGCTCACGGCAtcgctgcaggagctgcagggcatGTTGCAG ACACCCGGCGAGGGCCCGGTGCCAGGCTCTGAGCAGATCCTGCTGGACATCCTGGAGCATGACTGGAAGGAAGCACAAGACGACCGGCAGGATCTCTGCCAGAAACTCAACTCCCTGCAGAACGAGCTGCAGTGGGCTGAAGAGCTGAGGGATAAG TACCTCCAAGAGGTGGAAGATCTGCAGCTGAAATACCGGACGCTGCAGAAGGACTGTGATCTCTACAAGCATCGGATGAACACAGtgttgctgcagctggaggagatcGAGAAAGAGCGGGACCAG GCAATCCAGAGCCGTGATGGGGTGCAGCTACAATACTCCCAGAGCCTGATCGAGAAGGACCAGTACCGCAAACGCGTGCGGgccctggaggaggagagggatgagCTCCTAAGCAAGCTGAGCCAGGCAGAAGGGCTGAACAGCACACTGGAGGCACAGCTGCAGCGGTGCCAAGGCAGCCGCAGCCTCAGCAAG ATGTGCAGCTCTTCCTACTCCCTCTGCTCCAACCTCAGCAGCACCTGGAGCCTCATAGACAACCCTTCCAGCTTTACCACTGGACTTGTGGATGTGTTGGGGGTTTCTGCTATCCCGTTCCCAGGGGACTCGGCCATTCAGAGCATG GAGGTGACTCCTGACAGTGAGAAGGATATCAACCGCCTTTccaccttccctttccccccttgCATCGGCTCCATCCTCCGGCGGCAGCGGGAAGATAGGTGCATGCCCTACAAAAG CTTGTCCTGTGGCTCCTTTAGCAGCATTGAAGATGCAACAG GCAGTGGTTTTGCTAGCACCTCGCTTGGGGCCTTCtcttcttccagcagcacctaCGCCAGGGTGAAGTCAGAGATCTGCTTGTCCACGCTTCCCAGCCGCGAGGAGGTCACCAGGAG GTCACTGGTGGTACAGCTCACTAGCATGGGTCACCCCAGCAACCCCTCACCCCAGGAGAAGAGGCTTGGAGCAgacatctccatccttggagggaACAGGACAGGGATTTACGTCCAGTGGGTCAAGCCAGGCTCACGGGTCGAGGATGCAGGACTCAGGGAAGGGTGCCGGCTCATTGAG CTGAGGGTGCCATCGTTGAAGGAAGAGGTGCTTTCCCTGGAGAACTGCACGCGGGAGGTCGCCTACCTGAGCCTGCTGCATTGGGATGAGCCCTCTAGTCTCGTCTTTCAGCTGGACCTGGAAG GCTACCAGCCTCTGCGGGAAGccctgggagaagggaagaagtttTCTGGAGACTCATTCTACGTACGCACCAACTTGTCCCTCCTGGAGCTGTCAGACCCTTACGCTCTGTGCGTCAAATGTCGGGAGATCCTCCACGTCACGGACACCATGCACAAAGGGCGGCTGGAGTGGTACTGCTCCCGTGTCGATCCCTTGACCATGCGGGACCTGGACAAGGGGACAGTGCCCAACTACAGCAG GGCTCACCAGCTTTTGAAGATCCAGGAGAAGGGCCAGATGCTTGGGCAGCAGAGGGGCCACAGAAATAAT CTAAAGAAACGCGCCTTGGACCAACTGCGCCTGGTGAAATCCAAACCGCAGAGGAGCCCAGAACAGCCCCCTCAGCAGCTGTGGCTGGACCCCTGCTCAG ACCCGGACATGAACCTGAAGCCTTACAGCCTGGTGCGTCCTGTGGTGGTCAAGACACCTCGTCCTGTGGTGCTGTCACCTAACTGCATTGCACCGCGGCTCATCAGGAACCTGCTGGACTTGCCCACCTCTCGCCTGGACTTCCACGTGTGCCCAGCAG AGAAGCTGGCAGAAGGGGATCCCAGTGCAACCCACACTCAGGAGCACCCTGTGTCTAGAACTGCCCCCCAGGACCGGAGGGAGAGCAGACGAATCCGCATGATCCGTGAGGGGATGGAGAAG AATAAACACTGCCTGCTAGAGCTGGGAGTTCAGAGTGTGAGGGATctaattaaaagtgaaatataCCCCATCATTATCCATGTTGAGGTCACCGAGAAGAATGTTAGAGGACTCAG GAGCTTGCTGGGGAAGGCGGGCCAGCGGGACTCGGAGGTGCTGAAGGTGTGCCGCAGTGCGGAGCAGGCTCTCCACACTCTGCCGTGCTCCTGGGCCTGTGTGGAGCCCCATGCCTGGACCCACGCCGAGGAGCTGCCCAAGGTGGTTCGGGGATGCATCTTCCAGGAGCAAACCCGCCCGCTGTGGATCGAGGAGGGTGACGACTGA